A window of Methylomonas sp. 11b genomic DNA:
GAAGGCTTTATCGGCCTCGGCCTGTTTACGGACGGGCGCACCATGCCGCATCAAGCCTTGGTCAGCAGGACCGGCTACGGATATAGGCTACGGCGACAATTGTTTATAAAAGAATTCGAATCCGGGAACGGGAGCAGCACGGACAGATCGTTATTCCAGATGCTGCTGCGTTACATACAGGCATTGATGACTCAAATAGCCCAAACCGCGGCTTGCAATCGCCACCATTCCATTTACCAACAACTGTGCCGCTGGTTGCTTCTGAATCTTGACCGATATTCCTCGAACGAGATGCTGGTAACCCATGATCACATCGCCAATATGCTTGGCGTGCGCCGGGAAAGCATCACCGATGCCGCCGGCAAACTACAACAAAAAGGCCTGATCAGTTACAGCAGAGGCCATCTCAACGTGTTGAATCGCGCTGGTTTGGAAGCACAAGTTTGCGAATGCTACCAAGTGATAAAAACCGAATTTGACAGGCTGATACCTATTTCTGCGGAGGCCCCCGACAATCTTAGCGAATCGGTACTCAGCGTTTCGGACAAATCGTCCAAAAGTACTTTGGATACTCTCAATCTGAATAAGTCCATTAGCTAGATATTTTCACGCATTCCGATCAACGATGTGCGGCAGCGTACCGACTTTCATGGAGCCTTGTTATTAAATATTAAGCGGCGCAATCAACTGATCGACTCTTTGTCAATCCCCCGAAACCACTTATCTGGGAGTTTCATTATGTCTCACATACCATTAATCAATAGCTTGCTACAAAATGAATTATCCGCCGTAGCCGCGTATCAACAGGCACTGAATAAGTTTCGGAAACAGACTGCGCTGGGAGAAATGGACGTTTTAATGTCTTCTTTTGAGGAACATAAGGCAGCCAT
This region includes:
- a CDS encoding Crp/Fnr family transcriptional regulator encodes the protein MTKLNSPSQNLLLGALPAETYERLQPDLELIQMSCGEVIYEPGSELRYAYFPTTSVVSNVYIVEDGTSSELAIVGNEGFIGLGLFTDGRTMPHQALVSRTGYGYRLRRQLFIKEFESGNGSSTDRSLFQMLLRYIQALMTQIAQTAACNRHHSIYQQLCRWLLLNLDRYSSNEMLVTHDHIANMLGVRRESITDAAGKLQQKGLISYSRGHLNVLNRAGLEAQVCECYQVIKTEFDRLIPISAEAPDNLSESVLSVSDKSSKSTLDTLNLNKSIS